The following are encoded together in the Vigna angularis cultivar LongXiaoDou No.4 chromosome 9, ASM1680809v1, whole genome shotgun sequence genome:
- the LOC108323321 gene encoding putative F-box/FBD/LRR-repeat protein At1g78840 isoform X1 yields MIGSFNQTDSIECCEAAMQKSYPQESGPVMKKSKTKIVASQNVDYCGMAESEDRLSDMPDCLIHHILSFLETKDAIQTSVLSKRWRYLWVSVPCLNFSSKSFTRLVDFKKFVLWVLNHRDSSHVKLLVYYRFGVDYATDQHLLNKVIEYAASHGVEEIKINLRAKTSGSPPVEIPLSLFSCQSLKKLELKDCHPTNVSSPIGCKSLDLLHLEQFAMDPAAADFSNPFASLAELFGFTTLTTLHLNNFTLCYTGIDCLDPFANCVHMKNLHLSEMSFKSDLNPKDFVISAPKLSNLNLMCNRFKCKIVVAAPQLSNFTYLYSTPCAFFEFRLPSLDGLIIDIHEPHDRFEKCRRRKREETLHGLINMLRGFHSAEAVKLSFCTATVTCGTAALLKPERLPPSKLKSLNFGVGSTYKIFINNLDHITAYFRNCSQHADFEIVAV; encoded by the exons ATGATTGGAAGCTTCAACCAGACTGATTCAATTGAGTGCTGTGAAGCCGCAATGCAGAAATCTTATCCTCAGGAATCTGGTCCTGTCATGAAGAAGTCAAAAACCAAAATTGTAGCTTCTCAAAATGTAGATTATTGTGGAATGGCAGAGAGCGAGGACAGGCTCAGTGACATGCCAGATTGTCTTATTCATCACATCTTGTCATTTCTGGAAACAAAGGATGCtattcaaacttctgttttatCAAAGAGGTGGAGGTATCTTTGGGTTTCAGTTCCCTGCTTGAATTTCAGTAGCAAATCATTCACGCGGTTGGTTGACTTCAAGAAATTTGTGCTGTGGGTTCTAAACCACCGTGATTCTTCTCATGTCAAACTTCTTGTTTACTATCGTTTTGGGGTAGATTATGCCACAGATCAACATCTATTGAATAAGGTTATTGAGTATGCAGCATCACATGGGGTTgaagaaatcaaaatcaatcTCCGTGCAAAAACATCCGGTAGTCCTCCTGTTGAAATTCCTTTGTCTCTATTTTCTTGCCAATCTTTGAAAAAGCTTGAGTTAAAAGATTGCCATCCTACGAATGTGTCATCCCCTATAGGTTGCAAATCATTGGACTTGTTGCATCTGGAACAGTTTGCAATGGATCCTGCTGCTGCTGACTTTTCAAATCCATTTGCAAGTTTGGCAGAACTATTTGGTTTTACAACGTTGACAACTCTGCATCTAAATAACTTCACTCTGTGTTACACAGGAATTGACTGTCTGGATCCATTTGCTAATTGTGTCCATATGAAGAATTTGCACTTAAGTGAAATGTCTTTTAAGTCAGATTTGAACCCTAAGGATTTTGTGATATCTGCTCCCAAACTCAGCAACTTGAATCTAATGTGTAACCGCTTTAAATGCAAGATTGTAGTTGCTGCACCACAGCTTTCCAATTTCACTTACTTGTATTCTACACCTTGTGCTTTCTTTGAGTTCCGACTTCCATCTTTGGATGGCTTGATCATTGATATACATGAACCACATGATCGGTTTGAAAAATGTCGTCGAAGGAAAAGAGAGGAGACTCTACATGGTTTGATCAATATGTTACGGGGATTTCATAGTGCAGAAGCTGTTAAACTATCTTTCTGCACAGCTACG GTTACTTGTGGAACTGCAGCCCTGTTAAAGCCAGAACGTTTACCTCCTAGTAAATTGAAGTCATTGAACTTTGGAGTGGGATCAACATATAAAATCTTCATCAACAACCTTGACCATATAACTGCCTACTTCCGCAATTGTTCTCAGCATGCAGACTTTGAGATTGTGGCTGTTTAG
- the LOC108323315 gene encoding putative hydrolase C777.06c yields the protein MVLASIRLFPSPFLAFAPRRSPYSWRPRPSSVAAFSSLHSSASKGDGGVELGGDQRQAEVIFLGTGTSEGVPRVSCLTNPLIKCEVCSKAAQPGNKNRRLNTSILIRHPNSSGTQNILIDAGKFFYHSALRWFPAYGIRTIDAVIITHSHADAIGGLDDLRDWTNNVQPHIPIYVTKRDFEVMTKTHYYLVDTSVILPGAKVSELQFKIISEESFFVHGLKITPLPVWHGQNYRSLGFRFGNICYISDVSEIPEETYPLLKDCEILILDGLRPDRSTSTHFGLPRALEEVRKIQPKRTLFTGMMHLVDHEKVNDYLASLLESEGLDAQLSYDGLRIPVRL from the exons ATGGTGCTTGCGTCCATTCGTCTTTTTCCTTCTCCATTCCTCGCTTTCGCTCCTCGTCGCTCTCCATATTCATGGCGCCCTCGTCCCTCTTCCGTCGCCGCCTTCTCTTCTCTCCACTCCT CGGCTTCTAAGGGAGACGGCGGAGTGGAACTAGGTGGTGATCAAAGACAAGCAGAAGTTATTTTTTTGGGGACTGGAACCAGTGAAGGGGTTCCTCGTGTTAGTTGCTTGACTAAccctttaattaaatgtgag GTGTGTTCAAAAGCTGCCCAACCGGGAAATAAGAATAGGAGACTTAACACAAGCATTCTCATTCGTCACCCCAATTCTTCAGGAACACAGAATATTCTTATAGATGCTGGAAA ATTTTTCTATCACAGTGCTCTCCGGTGGTTTCCTGCTTATGG GATAAGAACAATAGATGCTGTCATTATTACTCATTCACATGCTGACGCAATTGGAG GTCTTGATGATCTCAGAGATTGGACAAACAATGTTCAGCCTCATATTCCAATATATGTAACCAAACGAGACTTTGAG GTGATGACAAAGACCCATTATTATTTAGTAGATACTAGTGTTATCTTACCTGGTGCCAAAGTCTCAGAGTTGCAATTCAAAATCATATCGGAAGAATCATTTTTTGTACACGGACTGAAG ATTACCCCATTACCAGTTTGGCACGGCCAGAATTATAGGTCCCTTGGTTTTCGTTTTGGTAATATCTGTTACATTAG TGATGTTAGTGAAATTCCTGAAGAAACTTACCCACTTCTAAAGGACTGTGAAATTCTAATCCTG GATGGATTAAGACCTGATCGTTCTACTTCCACACATTTTGGACTTCCAAGG GCGTTGGAGGAAGTGCGAAAAATTCAACCCAAAAGAACACTTTTTACTG GTATGATGCATCTGGTGGATCATGAAAAAGTGAATGACTACCTTGCGAGCTTATTGGAGTCTGAGGGTCTTGATGCACAACTGAGCTATGATGGACTTCGTATACCAGTCAGACTCTAG
- the LOC108323321 gene encoding putative F-box/FBD/LRR-repeat protein At4g03220 isoform X2 — MIGSFNQTDSIECCEAAMQKSYPQESGPVMKKSKTKIVASQNVDYCGMAESEDRLSDMPDCLIHHILSFLETKDAIQTSVLSKRWRYLWVSVPCLNFSSKSFTRLVDFKKFVLWVLNHRDSSHVKLLVYYRFGVDYATDQHLLNKVIEYAASHGVEEIKINLRAKTSGCKSLDLLHLEQFAMDPAAADFSNPFASLAELFGFTTLTTLHLNNFTLCYTGIDCLDPFANCVHMKNLHLSEMSFKSDLNPKDFVISAPKLSNLNLMCNRFKCKIVVAAPQLSNFTYLYSTPCAFFEFRLPSLDGLIIDIHEPHDRFEKCRRRKREETLHGLINMLRGFHSAEAVKLSFCTATVTCGTAALLKPERLPPSKLKSLNFGVGSTYKIFINNLDHITAYFRNCSQHADFEIVAV, encoded by the exons ATGATTGGAAGCTTCAACCAGACTGATTCAATTGAGTGCTGTGAAGCCGCAATGCAGAAATCTTATCCTCAGGAATCTGGTCCTGTCATGAAGAAGTCAAAAACCAAAATTGTAGCTTCTCAAAATGTAGATTATTGTGGAATGGCAGAGAGCGAGGACAGGCTCAGTGACATGCCAGATTGTCTTATTCATCACATCTTGTCATTTCTGGAAACAAAGGATGCtattcaaacttctgttttatCAAAGAGGTGGAGGTATCTTTGGGTTTCAGTTCCCTGCTTGAATTTCAGTAGCAAATCATTCACGCGGTTGGTTGACTTCAAGAAATTTGTGCTGTGGGTTCTAAACCACCGTGATTCTTCTCATGTCAAACTTCTTGTTTACTATCGTTTTGGGGTAGATTATGCCACAGATCAACATCTATTGAATAAGGTTATTGAGTATGCAGCATCACATGGGGTTgaagaaatcaaaatcaatcTCCGTGCAAAAACATCCG GTTGCAAATCATTGGACTTGTTGCATCTGGAACAGTTTGCAATGGATCCTGCTGCTGCTGACTTTTCAAATCCATTTGCAAGTTTGGCAGAACTATTTGGTTTTACAACGTTGACAACTCTGCATCTAAATAACTTCACTCTGTGTTACACAGGAATTGACTGTCTGGATCCATTTGCTAATTGTGTCCATATGAAGAATTTGCACTTAAGTGAAATGTCTTTTAAGTCAGATTTGAACCCTAAGGATTTTGTGATATCTGCTCCCAAACTCAGCAACTTGAATCTAATGTGTAACCGCTTTAAATGCAAGATTGTAGTTGCTGCACCACAGCTTTCCAATTTCACTTACTTGTATTCTACACCTTGTGCTTTCTTTGAGTTCCGACTTCCATCTTTGGATGGCTTGATCATTGATATACATGAACCACATGATCGGTTTGAAAAATGTCGTCGAAGGAAAAGAGAGGAGACTCTACATGGTTTGATCAATATGTTACGGGGATTTCATAGTGCAGAAGCTGTTAAACTATCTTTCTGCACAGCTACG GTTACTTGTGGAACTGCAGCCCTGTTAAAGCCAGAACGTTTACCTCCTAGTAAATTGAAGTCATTGAACTTTGGAGTGGGATCAACATATAAAATCTTCATCAACAACCTTGACCATATAACTGCCTACTTCCGCAATTGTTCTCAGCATGCAGACTTTGAGATTGTGGCTGTTTAG